The following coding sequences are from one Myxococcales bacterium window:
- the pglZ gene encoding BREX-2 system phosphatase PglZ → MKAPHLTRQDLAVELQRFHKPPEGSKRAHRSFNTAFYGFGERDRVSVQIGADSHDFEIVPVKCELELRKELGRIERENAQAAFLVDFTERLPLDLGGRLASGDLQWVSPERRLSNLFGVRGVQARLLESPLADVLLQDGRPLPPPKGVTTISLESAWRQYLSRAVGLPSEETLSEEFVLAFFATRSKALMDPEFERALDHAESGAKFAAAVDSFWAGSVGPVAALSWRSWRKGRAPHVAAMAFVLDGLKERLSHDAVRIFLEMRLQEFPSAGALDVAFLLRWAELAPKLDLRLRPPAPTRDPLVAAPAHPDHLRDILRIAEELAGTAIRPQLGASRYLAAGFDATKQALASALSAAVAGVGPDGAGSINRDDVTRALSLYQALRSHRLAEDPAKSAGLRRLDMAMRLAIYLAERPSEADLAPVGMPTEVVYRTAEHFVREGGFVDWARRLVRGGHEGDALEAAMAEVAAAADRYRDRMDELFARGLPAWNEQRKLGRLLPIEKALDRLGLEFLQAGAHRKLLILVMDGMSWASAVEILTDIAELGFRPLRWRPANPSWEGKLPPMAAAFPTMTQVSRAALFAGKLMRPGDALQTTDDPQWLQEHKGFTDLLRAGPRLLLRTDAEDETGHLKEEARKLIKRDDRAVALVLNAIDDQLSNTPGYQVQYNRHSIKALEPVLALAKESGRAILLIADHGHVQASRPHTAVDATGADSPRFRELEEGELPLPQEIVLAGPAAYTSRKSRRLAMLYRETDRYSRKKNLGEHGGASLAEVITPAILIASEDLAQTAHESDQPSLDVVSYPVPPWWDLKLTLPLQATKTDAPPEPVRDRPKARKGDENPKQGKLFELPPALAPEPEAETPSRSVWAERLTKVFAKDSGPRRDLLRKHVIPVVELLVEHGGSLSEAVFAGQLDEAPRNVGGRVAIAAEFLNEDGYAVIQHDMAGKQVILNRDLLAQLFGE, encoded by the coding sequence ATGAAAGCCCCACACCTCACCCGGCAGGACCTCGCCGTCGAGCTTCAGCGCTTTCACAAGCCGCCAGAAGGGAGCAAGCGGGCGCACCGCTCGTTCAACACGGCCTTCTACGGCTTTGGTGAGCGGGACCGGGTGAGTGTGCAGATCGGGGCGGACAGCCACGATTTCGAGATCGTTCCCGTAAAGTGCGAGCTCGAGCTCCGCAAAGAGTTGGGGCGCATCGAGCGGGAAAATGCGCAGGCGGCCTTCCTCGTCGACTTCACCGAACGGCTGCCGCTCGATCTGGGGGGCCGCCTCGCCAGTGGTGACCTGCAATGGGTCAGCCCCGAGCGGCGCCTCAGCAATTTGTTTGGCGTGCGCGGCGTGCAGGCGCGGCTCCTGGAAAGCCCCCTGGCCGACGTGTTGCTACAGGACGGCAGGCCGCTGCCCCCGCCCAAAGGCGTGACCACCATCTCCCTCGAGAGCGCGTGGCGCCAGTATCTCTCACGCGCCGTGGGGTTGCCCAGCGAAGAGACGCTCAGCGAAGAGTTCGTGCTGGCGTTCTTTGCAACCCGCTCGAAGGCACTCATGGACCCGGAGTTCGAGCGCGCTCTGGACCATGCAGAGTCGGGTGCCAAGTTCGCGGCGGCGGTCGACTCGTTTTGGGCCGGCAGCGTCGGGCCCGTGGCCGCGCTTTCCTGGCGCAGCTGGCGCAAGGGGCGGGCGCCCCACGTGGCGGCCATGGCGTTCGTGCTGGACGGGCTGAAAGAGCGGCTTTCCCACGATGCCGTTCGGATCTTCCTCGAGATGAGGCTGCAAGAGTTTCCGTCTGCGGGGGCCCTCGATGTTGCTTTCCTGCTGCGGTGGGCGGAGCTGGCGCCCAAGCTGGATCTGCGCCTCAGGCCGCCGGCGCCCACACGTGATCCCCTCGTCGCCGCGCCCGCGCATCCCGATCACCTCAGGGACATCTTGCGCATCGCCGAGGAGCTGGCGGGAACGGCCATCAGGCCTCAGCTCGGCGCCAGCCGCTACCTGGCCGCAGGGTTCGACGCCACGAAACAAGCCCTGGCCAGCGCCCTCTCGGCGGCCGTTGCCGGCGTGGGCCCCGACGGAGCTGGTTCAATCAACCGCGACGACGTCACGCGGGCCTTGTCTCTTTATCAAGCGCTGAGGAGCCACCGCCTGGCGGAAGATCCCGCCAAGAGCGCGGGGCTGAGGCGCCTCGACATGGCGATGCGCCTGGCGATCTATCTGGCCGAGCGGCCCAGCGAGGCGGACCTGGCACCGGTGGGCATGCCCACGGAAGTGGTGTATCGCACGGCCGAGCACTTCGTGCGGGAAGGGGGCTTTGTCGACTGGGCGCGGCGCCTGGTGCGGGGCGGGCACGAAGGCGATGCCCTCGAGGCCGCCATGGCCGAGGTCGCCGCCGCGGCGGACCGCTACCGAGACCGCATGGACGAGCTCTTTGCCAGAGGCCTCCCCGCGTGGAATGAGCAGAGAAAGCTCGGGCGTCTTTTGCCGATCGAAAAGGCGCTCGATCGACTTGGTCTCGAGTTTCTGCAGGCGGGTGCGCATCGCAAGTTGCTGATCCTCGTGATGGACGGCATGTCTTGGGCGAGCGCCGTCGAGATCCTCACCGACATCGCCGAGCTGGGGTTCCGGCCCCTGCGTTGGCGACCCGCCAATCCGTCGTGGGAAGGCAAGCTGCCGCCGATGGCGGCGGCCTTTCCCACGATGACCCAGGTCAGCCGGGCCGCGCTGTTCGCAGGGAAGTTGATGCGCCCCGGGGATGCGCTGCAGACCACCGACGATCCCCAGTGGCTCCAGGAGCACAAGGGCTTCACCGACCTGCTGCGCGCCGGCCCCCGGCTGTTGTTGCGGACCGACGCCGAAGATGAGACCGGACACCTCAAGGAAGAGGCCCGCAAGCTGATCAAACGAGACGATCGCGCCGTCGCGCTCGTCCTGAACGCCATCGACGACCAGCTCTCCAACACGCCCGGCTACCAGGTTCAATACAACCGGCATTCCATCAAAGCGCTCGAGCCTGTGCTGGCCCTGGCCAAGGAGTCCGGACGCGCCATCCTGCTCATCGCGGACCACGGCCACGTGCAGGCTTCGCGGCCCCACACCGCGGTCGACGCGACCGGAGCAGATAGCCCCCGCTTTCGCGAACTGGAGGAGGGTGAGCTGCCCTTGCCCCAGGAAATCGTGCTGGCGGGGCCTGCCGCTTACACCAGCCGCAAGAGCCGGCGCCTGGCGATGTTGTACCGCGAGACCGACCGGTACTCCCGCAAGAAGAACCTGGGCGAACATGGTGGCGCCAGTTTAGCCGAGGTGATCACGCCGGCGATTCTCATTGCCAGTGAGGATCTGGCCCAGACTGCCCACGAGAGCGATCAGCCCAGCCTCGACGTGGTGTCGTATCCCGTGCCGCCTTGGTGGGATCTGAAGCTGACCCTGCCGTTGCAGGCCACGAAGACCGACGCACCTCCTGAACCCGTACGTGACCGCCCCAAGGCGCGCAAGGGCGACGAAAACCCCAAGCAAGGGAAGCTCTTTGAGTTGCCTCCGGCGCTGGCTCCCGAGCCCGAAGCCGAGACGCCCTCACGCTCCGTTTGGGCCGAGCGGCTCACCAAGGTCTTTGCCAAAGACAGCGGGCCCCGGCGGGATCTTCTGCGCAAGCATGTGATCCCCGTCGTGGAGCTTTTGGTAGAGCACGGGGGCAGCCTGTCCGAGGCGGTCTTTGCGGGCCAGCTCGACGAGGCGCCCCGGAACGTGGGCGGCCGCGTTGCGATCGCCGCCGAGTTTCTCAACGAAGACGGATACGCCGTCATTCAGCATGACATGGCCGGCAAGCAGGTGATCCTGAACCGGGATCTGCTGGCTCAACTGTTTGGAGAGTGA
- the brxD gene encoding BREX system ATP-binding protein BrxD — MSRPRRREIISALRQGTVPAMGLEHYAVGLERFAKTIERELQDAALGAGKFKAVRGDYGTGKTFFARWVRHLAQAEGFATAEVQISETKTPLYNMETVYRRAVESLATKEWAEGAFRSLIDRWLYSLEEEVRARPGFSGDESELATQVGELLEGRLAEVSAINSQFSAALRACHRARVENDPATAEGLLAWLMGQKTVGADIKRKAGIKGELDHFAASAFFRGLLEILKQTGRKGLLLVLDEVETIQRTRADSREKSLNALRQMIDELDDRKYPGMYLLITGTPAFYEGPSGVRKAPALEQRLHVDFGPDPTFDSTRAPQIRLLPFDENRLVDAGLRVREIYDADDPERLRARISDDFIRALARQVAGKLGGKVGVAPRIFLRKLVQVMDQVDEHEAFDPVQHYKLDIQPGEMRPEERDAAGIERSVDDIELDFADEKGGADSGGR, encoded by the coding sequence ATCAGCCGCCCCCGGCGTCGCGAGATCATCTCGGCCCTTCGGCAGGGGACCGTGCCTGCCATGGGCCTCGAGCATTACGCCGTGGGGCTCGAACGCTTCGCCAAGACGATCGAGCGGGAGCTCCAGGACGCCGCCCTGGGGGCCGGTAAGTTCAAGGCCGTTCGCGGTGATTACGGCACCGGCAAGACCTTCTTTGCGCGCTGGGTGCGGCACCTGGCCCAGGCAGAGGGCTTTGCGACCGCGGAAGTTCAGATCTCCGAGACGAAGACCCCCCTTTACAACATGGAGACCGTCTACCGGCGCGCGGTCGAAAGCCTGGCCACGAAAGAGTGGGCCGAGGGGGCCTTCAGATCCCTCATCGACCGGTGGCTCTACAGCCTGGAAGAGGAAGTGCGGGCACGGCCGGGGTTCTCGGGCGACGAATCCGAGCTGGCCACCCAGGTGGGCGAGCTGCTGGAGGGGCGCCTTGCCGAGGTCTCCGCCATCAACTCCCAGTTTTCTGCAGCCCTGCGGGCCTGCCACCGCGCGCGCGTCGAGAACGATCCGGCCACGGCCGAGGGCCTCCTGGCCTGGCTCATGGGCCAAAAAACGGTGGGCGCAGACATCAAGCGCAAGGCCGGCATCAAGGGCGAGCTGGATCACTTCGCCGCCAGCGCCTTCTTTCGGGGGCTGCTCGAGATCCTGAAGCAGACGGGGCGCAAGGGCCTGTTGTTGGTGCTCGACGAGGTTGAGACCATCCAGCGCACGCGGGCAGATTCGCGGGAAAAGAGCTTGAACGCGCTTCGGCAGATGATCGATGAGCTGGACGACCGGAAGTACCCGGGCATGTACCTGCTCATCACGGGAACGCCGGCGTTCTACGAAGGACCCTCGGGCGTGCGCAAGGCGCCTGCGCTCGAGCAGAGGTTGCACGTGGACTTTGGTCCCGATCCCACCTTCGACAGCACACGCGCCCCCCAGATTCGGCTTTTGCCCTTCGACGAAAACCGTCTAGTGGACGCGGGCCTTCGGGTGCGCGAGATCTACGATGCCGATGATCCCGAGCGACTCCGCGCGAGAATCTCCGACGACTTCATCCGTGCCCTGGCCCGGCAGGTGGCGGGCAAGCTGGGGGGCAAGGTCGGCGTGGCCCCTCGGATTTTTCTGAGAAAGCTGGTGCAGGTCATGGATCAGGTCGACGAGCACGAGGCTTTCGATCCCGTCCAGCACTACAAGCTGGACATTCAGCCAGGCGAGATGCGCCCCGAGGAGAGGGACGCCGCCGGCATCGAACGTTCGGTGGACGACATCGAGCTCGACTTCGCCGACGAGAAGGGGGGCGCAGACAGCGGTGGCCGGTGA
- a CDS encoding PDDEXK nuclease domain-containing protein, giving the protein MSQTLTEYPALLRDIKARIQGAQTRAAAAANRELVLLYWEVGRLIVAKQQSEGWGASVTPRLARDLASELPGMKGFSERNLDRMVLFFKSYQQLTISPQAVAKLDALSHGSAERGARESPPISPQAVAKIASRSKVPQPVAQYDFAHYGDAFFALPWGHHFVLIEKVKDLQTRRWYLERAVAEGWSRDVLTTMIKSQAHTRQGAAITNFAQCLPPPQSDLAQQTLKDPYIFDFLTLTAPFRERELEAHLLTHLQRFLIELGVGFAFVGRQYRLTLDGDDFYLDLLFYHLKLRCFVVVDLKVGPFQAEHAGKMNLYLNLVDERLRHPDDQPSIGLILCQDKKQLLAEYALRGLDKPIGVSEYELTRALPKELESALPTIEAIEAELSEPDEEKAT; this is encoded by the coding sequence ATGAGCCAAACGCTGACGGAATATCCCGCTCTTCTTCGGGACATCAAGGCGCGCATCCAGGGTGCGCAAACCCGCGCCGCGGCTGCCGCCAACCGCGAACTCGTGCTGCTCTACTGGGAGGTCGGGCGCCTGATTGTCGCAAAGCAACAGAGCGAAGGATGGGGCGCCTCGGTAACTCCGCGCCTAGCCCGTGACCTTGCTTCCGAGCTGCCGGGCATGAAGGGCTTTTCGGAGCGCAACCTTGACCGAATGGTCCTATTCTTCAAGTCATATCAGCAACTTACAATTTCGCCACAGGCTGTGGCGAAATTAGATGCGTTGAGTCATGGTTCAGCGGAGCGCGGCGCTCGAGAGTCCCCACCAATTTCGCCACAGGCTGTGGCGAAAATAGCCTCGAGGTCAAAAGTGCCACAGCCCGTGGCGCAATATGACTTTGCGCATTATGGCGATGCCTTCTTCGCCCTTCCCTGGGGTCACCACTTCGTCCTCATCGAGAAGGTCAAGGACCTGCAGACCCGCCGCTGGTACCTCGAGCGCGCCGTGGCCGAAGGTTGGAGCCGCGATGTGCTCACCACCATGATTAAGAGCCAGGCCCACACCCGGCAGGGCGCAGCCATCACCAACTTCGCCCAGTGCCTGCCCCCACCCCAATCGGATCTGGCACAGCAAACGCTGAAAGACCCCTACATCTTCGACTTCCTCACGCTCACTGCCCCCTTCCGTGAACGCGAACTGGAAGCGCACCTGCTCACGCACCTGCAGCGGTTCCTGATCGAGCTTGGCGTTGGCTTCGCTTTCGTTGGCCGCCAATACCGCCTGACCCTAGATGGCGACGACTTTTACCTCGACCTTCTTTTCTATCACCTCAAGCTGCGCTGCTTCGTCGTCGTCGATCTGAAGGTGGGCCCCTTCCAGGCCGAGCACGCCGGCAAGATGAACCTGTACCTCAACCTCGTCGACGAACGTCTTCGCCACCCCGACGACCAACCTTCGATAGGCCTCATCCTCTGCCAGGACAAGAAGCAACTACTTGCGGAGTACGCCCTGCGCGGCCTGGATAAACCCATCGGCGTGTCCGAGTACGAGCTCACCCGCGCCCTGCCCAAAGAACTCGAATCCGCCCTGCCCACCATCGAAGCCATCGAGGCTGAACTCTCCGAGCCTGACGAGGAGAAGGCAACATGA
- a CDS encoding L,D-transpeptidase: MKVIISSYGAVGGPKTRQMGVDGFEMTPTPAGDFVIAGCRPHESRRYPGGSSIPWGAPLKEESGVVMVKVDGSWQPVTKFVGVTKEDLIQAYEALFAGMGLPKTWVFNSFGSNACYFFADTNKNGRLDGKEKVRNEFFHTTLPNESATALGQEVELEVSHGCIHLKPADMLEMVRRGYLKRGTRLTIHPYSVETIPFPRREGGKPPYHVHVFPGAFKVVVVGELKF, from the coding sequence ATGAAAGTCATCATCAGCAGTTACGGCGCTGTGGGCGGACCCAAAACCCGTCAAATGGGTGTCGATGGCTTCGAGATGACCCCAACGCCGGCGGGGGACTTCGTCATCGCCGGGTGCCGACCGCATGAAAGTAGACGGTACCCGGGCGGCTCGAGCATCCCTTGGGGGGCGCCTCTGAAAGAGGAATCCGGAGTGGTTATGGTGAAGGTGGATGGTAGCTGGCAACCCGTCACGAAGTTTGTGGGCGTGACGAAGGAGGACTTGATTCAAGCTTACGAGGCTTTGTTTGCCGGGATGGGGTTGCCGAAGACCTGGGTGTTCAACTCCTTCGGCTCGAACGCCTGTTACTTCTTCGCCGATACGAATAAGAACGGGCGCTTGGACGGCAAGGAGAAGGTTCGCAACGAGTTCTTCCACACGACTCTTCCCAACGAGTCAGCAACGGCTCTTGGGCAGGAGGTGGAACTGGAAGTCTCACATGGCTGTATACATCTCAAGCCCGCTGACATGCTCGAGATGGTGCGCCGCGGCTATCTAAAGCGAGGCACCCGCCTCACCATTCATCCGTACAGCGTGGAAACCATACCCTTTCCTAGGCGGGAAGGTGGCAAACCGCCCTACCATGTACATGTGTTTCCAGGCGCCTTTAAAGTCGTGGTGGTAGGTGAACTCAAGTTCTAG
- a CDS encoding AAA family ATPase has translation MTARLNQIRIEGFKSIREADLELRRLNALIGGNGSGKSNFIGLFGFLNDIVEGRLQLSARKAGGADTLLHFGRKRTPKMALHLRSGMNGYRIELAATTDDGLAFELEQCEFWGQGYDQPDVHPAERGHLESVLPGAAKKHPGKVADHVLRLLKSWRIYHFHDTSESAPVKGLGAIEDNERLRENAENLAAFLLAVSQQAPAQYQQILTTVRMVAPFFDDFRLRESPLSPGKIKLEWRENGSDAYINAHSMSDGTLRFVCLATLLLQPDLPGTILLDEPELGLHPYAIEVLAALLRRAAQRTQVIVSTQSVSLVNQFGPEDLLVVERDQGATVFKRPTPDEGWQEEYGLGDLWEKNVLGGRPWR, from the coding sequence ATGACGGCCAGGCTGAATCAAATCCGGATCGAAGGCTTCAAGTCCATACGAGAGGCCGACCTGGAGCTGCGCCGGCTGAACGCTTTGATTGGGGGCAATGGCTCGGGCAAGAGCAACTTCATCGGACTGTTCGGCTTCCTGAACGACATCGTCGAGGGCCGCCTGCAGCTATCGGCAAGGAAGGCGGGAGGGGCCGATACGCTTCTGCACTTCGGGCGCAAGCGAACGCCCAAGATGGCGCTGCACCTGCGATCCGGAATGAACGGCTACCGGATCGAACTGGCGGCCACGACCGACGACGGGCTGGCGTTCGAGCTCGAGCAGTGCGAGTTTTGGGGGCAGGGATACGACCAGCCCGATGTCCATCCCGCAGAACGGGGACACCTCGAGTCGGTCCTGCCGGGGGCGGCGAAGAAGCACCCGGGAAAGGTGGCCGACCACGTGCTTCGTTTGCTGAAGTCCTGGAGGATCTACCACTTTCACGACACCAGCGAGTCTGCTCCCGTGAAGGGTCTGGGCGCCATCGAGGACAACGAACGTCTGCGGGAGAACGCTGAGAACCTGGCAGCGTTTCTGCTCGCGGTGTCGCAGCAGGCGCCCGCGCAATACCAGCAGATCTTGACGACGGTCCGCATGGTAGCGCCCTTCTTCGATGATTTCCGGCTTCGGGAGAGCCCTCTTTCACCGGGGAAGATCAAGCTGGAATGGCGCGAGAACGGAAGCGACGCCTACATTAACGCGCACTCGATGTCCGACGGAACGCTTCGGTTCGTGTGCCTGGCGACGTTGCTGCTGCAGCCGGACCTGCCGGGCACGATCCTTTTGGACGAGCCGGAACTGGGGCTGCATCCTTACGCCATTGAGGTTTTGGCGGCCCTGTTGCGCCGCGCCGCCCAGCGGACGCAGGTAATTGTCTCGACGCAATCGGTTTCGCTGGTCAACCAGTTTGGCCCTGAGGATCTGTTGGTGGTGGAGCGGGATCAGGGGGCGACCGTGTTCAAGCGCCCAACGCCCGATGAGGGGTGGCAGGAAGAGTACGGGCTGGGCGACCTGTGGGAAAAGAACGTTCTGGGCGGACGGCCGTGGAGGTAG
- a CDS encoding DEAD/DEAH box helicase, with product MAGESAFERLSPAVQYQIVNGLRFSELRPVQLNAIGPIVDGENCVVLAPTAGGKTEAAFFPLISQMDSLGWEPVSVIYVAPIVALLNNQEERLQRYAGLIGRRAFKWHGAVGPSARKAFIANPADILLTTPESLEVMLMSQHVPAHRLFRGLQAIVIDEIHAFVGDDRGGHLSSVLERLSRFCGRDVQRIGLSATVGNPDDILRWVRGSSQRPGRVLHPVGASKAPQLSLDYVGSLENAATVIASLHLGEKRLVFVDSRRRVEALGKELRKRGVDTHVTHSSLSREQRAMAERAFEEGQNCVIVATSALELGIDIGSLDRVIQIDAPSTVASFLQRMGRTGRREGTLPNCTFLCTKDEALIQAAALLRLHASGFVESVPLRTRAAHLLAHQIMALSQQEGGIPTSDWWAWVSSATPFSGLAEVDREALTRHMVEEGILQQEGGRFHLGERGRKLYGAKHFAELYAVFSSPHVLTAMHGPEAIGQIDAYFAQAEDLARLTFTLAARTWRVTSVDWSKALIHVEPVTDAGLPRWQGQPQLLSWELCQAIKAVLVSEDEPEAWSQRTRRKFKELRQEHAFVEEHGDTLEPSPSGFRLWTFAGGKRNNLLAKTLSGLLGDKISNNNLYISFSDQAGKSEVAIRQVLERLKMESRPNEADALRLASSCARGQLSKFEPCLPDGLLERFLAEMLTEVGGEECE from the coding sequence GTGGCCGGTGAATCTGCCTTTGAGCGGCTGAGCCCCGCTGTCCAATACCAGATCGTCAACGGGTTGCGGTTTTCCGAGCTGCGGCCGGTTCAGCTCAATGCGATTGGCCCCATCGTCGATGGCGAAAATTGCGTCGTGCTGGCGCCCACGGCTGGGGGCAAAACCGAGGCGGCCTTCTTCCCCTTGATCTCTCAGATGGATAGCCTTGGGTGGGAGCCGGTCTCCGTCATTTATGTGGCGCCCATCGTCGCCCTGCTGAACAACCAGGAGGAGCGGCTGCAGCGGTATGCAGGCCTTATCGGAAGGCGCGCCTTCAAATGGCACGGTGCCGTGGGGCCTTCGGCAAGAAAGGCGTTCATCGCGAATCCTGCAGACATCTTGCTGACCACGCCGGAGAGCCTCGAGGTGATGCTGATGAGCCAGCATGTTCCCGCGCACCGCTTGTTTCGGGGGCTGCAGGCGATCGTGATCGACGAGATCCACGCCTTCGTGGGCGACGACAGAGGAGGGCACCTTTCGTCGGTTCTGGAACGCCTGTCGCGCTTTTGTGGGCGTGACGTTCAACGCATCGGCCTTTCGGCCACGGTGGGCAATCCGGACGACATCCTCCGGTGGGTGCGCGGGAGCTCGCAGCGGCCCGGGCGCGTGCTTCATCCGGTGGGCGCCTCGAAGGCGCCGCAACTGTCGCTCGACTACGTCGGCTCGCTCGAGAACGCGGCCACGGTCATCGCCAGCCTGCACCTGGGCGAAAAGCGCCTGGTGTTCGTCGACAGCCGCCGCCGGGTCGAGGCGTTGGGCAAGGAGCTGCGCAAGCGCGGGGTGGACACGCATGTCACGCACTCGTCCCTCTCCCGAGAACAGCGAGCGATGGCCGAACGCGCCTTTGAAGAGGGGCAAAACTGCGTGATTGTCGCCACCAGCGCTCTCGAGCTGGGGATCGACATTGGGTCTTTGGATCGGGTGATTCAGATCGATGCGCCTTCTACCGTCGCCTCGTTTCTGCAGCGCATGGGACGCACCGGGAGGCGAGAGGGCACGCTGCCGAACTGCACCTTTCTTTGCACGAAGGATGAGGCCCTGATTCAAGCCGCCGCGCTTCTGCGCCTTCATGCCAGTGGCTTTGTCGAAAGCGTGCCTTTGCGGACCCGCGCCGCTCACCTCTTGGCACATCAGATCATGGCGCTGAGCCAGCAAGAAGGGGGCATTCCCACCAGTGACTGGTGGGCCTGGGTGTCGTCGGCCACGCCCTTTTCGGGTCTTGCTGAGGTGGATCGCGAGGCGCTGACCCGGCACATGGTCGAGGAGGGAATCCTTCAGCAAGAGGGGGGCCGCTTCCACCTGGGGGAGCGCGGCCGCAAGCTTTACGGGGCGAAACATTTTGCTGAGCTTTACGCCGTGTTCTCCTCGCCCCATGTGTTGACGGCCATGCACGGTCCCGAGGCCATTGGCCAGATCGACGCCTATTTCGCGCAAGCCGAGGACCTGGCCAGGCTCACCTTCACCCTTGCGGCGCGCACCTGGCGGGTGACTTCAGTAGACTGGTCGAAGGCGCTGATTCACGTAGAGCCTGTTACGGATGCAGGTCTGCCCCGGTGGCAGGGGCAACCCCAGTTGCTCAGCTGGGAGCTTTGCCAGGCCATCAAGGCCGTTCTGGTTTCCGAAGACGAGCCGGAGGCGTGGTCCCAAAGGACCCGCCGTAAGTTCAAGGAGCTTCGGCAAGAGCATGCCTTTGTCGAGGAGCACGGAGACACCTTGGAGCCAAGCCCCAGTGGATTTCGTCTTTGGACCTTTGCCGGGGGCAAGCGAAACAACCTTCTCGCAAAGACCCTTTCGGGTTTGCTGGGCGACAAGATCTCCAACAACAATCTCTACATCTCGTTCTCGGACCAGGCCGGCAAGAGCGAGGTGGCGATTCGCCAGGTGCTGGAACGCCTCAAGATGGAATCGCGCCCAAACGAAGCCGATGCGCTCCGCCTGGCCTCCTCCTGTGCCCGCGGGCAGCTGAGCAAATTCGAGCCGTGTTTGCCGGATGGGCTCTTGGAGAGATTCTTGGCGGAGATGTTGACAGAGGTCGGAGGGGAGGAATGTGAATGA
- a CDS encoding PD-(D/E)XK nuclease family protein: MSPSSVAADAGALGVPQSLGEAFAVPGAADADLLGDALHGFLAAEAPTLTRGARRDLAEGLLARHGVSGALDPERLLEMSDRLRAWLARVAPGARVLREWPLGSCDDLGTLVAGTADMLVEHNEQVMIIDHKSHRSVDGAKKNVLSLAGQLACYANAIKQLRPDAQISTWVHLPFAGVVVPVSAVGQV, translated from the coding sequence ATGTCACCGTCATCCGTGGCCGCAGACGCAGGGGCGCTGGGCGTTCCCCAGTCCCTGGGTGAGGCGTTTGCAGTCCCTGGCGCCGCCGATGCGGATCTCCTGGGCGATGCGCTTCACGGCTTCCTGGCCGCCGAGGCCCCCACGCTGACGCGCGGAGCTCGCCGGGACCTTGCAGAAGGCTTGCTGGCCCGTCATGGCGTATCCGGGGCGCTGGATCCCGAACGGCTCCTGGAGATGTCCGACCGCCTCCGGGCATGGCTGGCGCGCGTGGCGCCCGGGGCGCGCGTTCTGCGCGAGTGGCCGCTGGGCTCCTGCGATGATTTGGGAACTCTGGTCGCCGGGACCGCAGACATGCTGGTGGAGCACAACGAACAGGTGATGATCATCGATCACAAAAGCCACCGCAGCGTCGACGGCGCAAAGAAGAACGTTTTGTCCCTCGCCGGTCAGCTCGCGTGCTACGCCAACGCCATCAAGCAGCTGAGGCCTGATGCGCAAATCTCGACCTGGGTCCACCTGCCGTTCGCGGGTGTCGTCGTTCCAGTCTCCGCGGTTGGGCAGGTCTGA